The following nucleotide sequence is from Bos indicus x Bos taurus breed Angus x Brahman F1 hybrid chromosome 26, Bos_hybrid_MaternalHap_v2.0, whole genome shotgun sequence.
TCACCATACCTAACTAGAGAAGAGTGATCAAAACCAGAGGGTGAGCAGGAGTACAATACTAACTGTGGACCTTATTTGAAATTTTTGCCagtttgaaacattttaaaagctaagATTCCAAAGTCATAATTAGCTAATCTGAAATATTAGGTATTAAGTTTTTAATAAGGGATTTAAGGTCTTTCAGATAAATGCACATATTTTAACGATCATTTTCAGAAGCCAAAACTCACTGCTTTTGGTTTCTGTCTAATTAGCATCTTCCAACATTTTCCAGGAGGATTGGctccatttttttcctaattaagatttttattatgaagtacctttccttctccaatgaagtaccttacacacacacatatcaacgTTTATATAGTCACTGATTAGTAGTGTCAGAAATATTCAAATACTCCTAACTGTGCTCCATAAAGTCACAATTGACAACATTTAGAGTGTTTATGGATTTATCCATTCTTTGCAATGATTCTAGGCACCTCCTTCCTGGAGTTTGAGGCCCACAGTTTGGAAACCACTGGTAAATCCATAATAGATACAAATGGTAAGAAATGTCTATGTAAAGGAGACACTGGGGGTTAGACAGTGCCCTGTAGCTGACTTTTCTCAAGTTTCCTGGGAAAGACAGCTGTCTCCCTTTAACAGCTTAACAGGGAGGTCACCATTTGCCCCAAAAATGGCTTCTTGGGACCCAGAAAGAGGTAGGGAGAGTCCCAGGCTTGCAGGTCTCTTGCACAGAGCATGTCAGGACATGTGGGAAGAGGACAGGGACAATTATGAGAGACAACAGTTCAGGGGACAGTGGGCATCAGACCAGGGAGCAGCACAGAGCAGGGATTAGGGAtacaggctttggagtcagggCACGCTGGGCTCTGACCCCAGCAACATCCACCTACTGTCTATGTCACCTCTGGGAAGATTACACCTCTGAGCCTCACCTGCAAAGTGGAGATAACGTAATACCTTCCTCTTGGGTCTGTGCCGTACATGACACAGAGTGTGGCATGtactaaaaacttaaaaaaaaaggtggtggTTGGAGggaggaatttccctggtggcccaatggctaagactccacactcctaatacagggggcccaggtttgattcctgatcagaaACTAGAGCCCAGATGccgcagctaaagatcccacatactgcaactaaaacctggcacagcctaaataaataaataaaaaaaaattttttttaaggcaggGGAGTGATTGTAGTATGAGCAATGCTGCTACTTAGTAGTACTGCAGCAGtggcagccccagccccagccacagCAGCATAAACCAGGAGACAGAGTACATAGCCCAATACCGTGGCTCTGACGGTAGCTGGTGGGGAGGCACCAGCACGATcccagtgggggaggggagagagcagCACCAAGAGGACTGTAGACCTACATCCCACCCCTACTTACTTCCAACTGCACCGTACTTCCCCGCACCTCCCAGCTCCtggctgcttcctcctcctctggcgGCAGCAGGTTAGCGGGAGTTGAGCCCTGTGGAGACTTCCCATACCCAGAACCTAAGACCCCAGAAGCTAATTTAGGGATCCTTGAATCAGCCTACCAGAAGAGGACTTGGGAGGAGGAACACTCTCCCCAGAGGCTCGCCCAGACCCGGGGCTGGCCACAGAGCCTCCAGACTCAAGAGTAAGGGTATGCAAGGCTTTATTGGCTCAGCTCAGGCATTTGGCATCAGTGTGTTGCTCTCGGCTGCTCCTGGGATCTGCCTCTCCCATTTTCTCTCGGGCGTTCTTCAGGGGCCTGTGAGTCTGCCTCAGTTACCTCAATTCTCCCCAGCTCTCCCTCATCAGGGGCCATCAGGGGCAGACCCCACTCATGGAGCTGAAGGGGCCCGGGACCCCTTGTAGGGGACCTGAGGAAGAAGGCACTTGGGCAGCAGCATCTTACTCTGGGCCACATAGGTTGCCCCATCAGAGAAATGGGCCACACAGGATGCCTGTGTTTGTGTGCCAGCCCTGCGGGGGGAAGGGGCATCTCCATCTGTGGTTAGGTGGCTTTAAAGGGGTGGTAGCCCTGGGGGCTGCGGTTGGGCAGGCTGTGGGACTGGTGGTTTGGATAACCCTGGTGGCCATGGTGGCAGTGGCTGTGGTAGGTGTGAGTGTGGTTGGCGCCAGCTACGGTGGATTCCCGCTGGGTGAGGAAATTCCCCTTCAGCTTCATCTCCACCTCCTCGAGGGCCTTCAGCTCCTCCTGGTTGATGTCCTTGGTCTCCAGGTGGCCCGAGTTCTGGCAGGCTGTGGCCCGTTGCAACATGGAGTTAGCCAGCTGCTGCCCCTTGGCGTCAATCTCCTTGGTACAGGCTGCCACAGCGGCCCACGTGGCCTCCTCCGCGGACGAGGACTTCCCAGACTCCTTGTGGGTCTCTTTGGTCACGGAAGTCCCAGACATTCTCTGCTTGCTGGTGAAGGACTCCCGGTGAAGGGCCATGCCCTCGTCTCCTTGCCTCGTGGTGAAGGTCTCCACGCGAATCGTGGTGCTGGCCTCCCCGCTGCCACTGTCCGGCTGCGGAGCAGCGGCGGAGCTGCTGGGCCCGGCGGTGTTGAGGCAGGCAGTGTTGCTGGCGGCCAGCTTCTCCTCGGAAAGACGGCTAAAGTGCGATTTGATCCAACTCTCATCATTCAATTTTTCACTGTCTGTTGGCTCCTGCACCTCTTGTGAGGTCTCAGAAtctgtcttccttttcctcttcctctgcaTCCACAACACGAGGCCTCCACCTCCCAGTAACAGGGCGGTCCCCAGCACCACCCTGCATGATGGTTGCTGGATGAGCTCCAAGAAGGGCTCCAGGACCCCACGCCAGGCGGGCAGAGCTAAGAGCACACTGGGAGTGGGGGAGCCCAGATGGTCTGGTTCATGCTTGAAAGGACAGGCTCTCTGAGGGTGTCTGGCAGGCAGGCCCCCCACTGCACCCTCCCTAGGATGCCCCTCCCGCCTCAGCAATGAACCTCATTGTGAGGAAGGTGGttgaggggcggggtggggagagacCACACAATCCTTTATGTCCAACCTGACAGGAACGGCCTGAGGCCTGGGACCTTTCTCCCACTCTGCCAGTTGTTCCTCAAGTCAGTAAAAGAGT
It contains:
- the C26H10orf62 gene encoding uncharacterized protein C10orf62 homolog, producing MQRKRKRKTDSETSQEVQEPTDSEKLNDESWIKSHFSRLSEEKLAASNTACLNTAGPSSSAAAPQPDSGSGEASTTIRVETFTTRQGDEGMALHRESFTSKQRMSGTSVTKETHKESGKSSSAEEATWAAVAACTKEIDAKGQQLANSMLQRATACQNSGHLETKDINQEELKALEEVEMKLKGNFLTQRESTVAGANHTHTYHSHCHHGHQGYPNHQSHSLPNRSPQGYHPFKAT